A section of the Leptospira semungkisensis genome encodes:
- a CDS encoding type II secretion system F family protein, whose translation MALFTYTAFNKKGKEEKGIIDAPNLQSARTKLKGKGLYVRQISEDAERKDRELFPFLAKFLYRVPKKIIGLFSRQLGTLLGAGIPLDKSLSNIIEQTDHEVFRKVVVAMQADITEGSSLSDAMRKHPDVFPSQYPSLVSVGERTGDYETALIRLAEMEEKNLELKGKVTTALVYPAIIFILLQIVIIFLLTTVVPQIEHLFVEFNATLPMITRIVLGTSQLITGWWFILFPAIGAGIIGFFFYKSTPEGKEKWEKFVLKIPIIRTLNKKVLISNFARNLGILLTNRVPLIISLQIVEQIVNHSVFGEEIRNAIVRIREGEKLSSSFANSEILPQLVLGMMSAGEVSDRVPEMLNKLAEIYDTEVDTSLKNATQAIEPFMLVFMGFAIGIIMAAIIVPMFSLTQNLQGI comes from the coding sequence ATGGCTCTTTTTACTTATACAGCCTTTAATAAAAAAGGAAAAGAAGAGAAAGGGATTATAGACGCCCCGAATCTGCAATCTGCTCGGACAAAGCTGAAGGGCAAGGGCCTGTATGTAAGACAGATCTCTGAAGATGCAGAAAGAAAGGACAGGGAACTATTTCCGTTCTTAGCTAAATTTCTCTATCGAGTTCCTAAAAAGATCATAGGACTCTTTTCGAGACAATTAGGGACTCTTTTAGGAGCAGGGATCCCCTTAGACAAATCCCTCTCTAATATCATCGAACAGACGGACCACGAAGTGTTCCGCAAAGTGGTAGTCGCTATGCAAGCGGATATTACCGAAGGTAGCTCTCTGTCCGATGCAATGAGAAAACACCCAGATGTTTTTCCAAGCCAGTATCCTTCTTTAGTTTCTGTGGGAGAAAGAACAGGGGATTACGAGACCGCTCTAATCCGACTTGCAGAAATGGAAGAAAAGAACCTTGAATTAAAAGGAAAGGTTACGACTGCATTGGTCTATCCTGCGATCATCTTTATTTTATTGCAGATCGTGATTATATTTCTTCTAACTACTGTTGTACCTCAGATAGAACATCTATTCGTAGAATTCAATGCTACCTTGCCGATGATCACTCGGATCGTGCTTGGGACTTCTCAGCTCATTACCGGTTGGTGGTTCATTCTATTTCCTGCAATTGGCGCAGGAATAATAGGTTTCTTTTTTTATAAGAGTACTCCCGAAGGAAAAGAAAAATGGGAAAAATTCGTATTAAAGATCCCTATTATACGAACTCTGAATAAGAAAGTTTTGATCTCGAATTTCGCGAGAAACCTAGGGATCCTTCTTACGAACCGAGTTCCTCTTATTATTTCATTACAGATCGTGGAACAGATCGTAAACCATTCAGTCTTCGGAGAGGAAATACGTAACGCAATCGTCCGAATCAGAGAAGGAGAGAAGCTTTCTTCTTCCTTCGCAAATTCAGAGATCCTTCCTCAATTAGTATTGGGGATGATGTCTGCGGGAGAGGTATCTGATAGGGTCCCCGAAATGTTGAATAAACTCGCAGAGATCTACGATACGGAAGTAGATACTTCCCTCAAAAATGCGACCCAAGCGATAGAACCGTTTATGCTGGTTTTTATGGGATTCGCGATCGGAATTATTATGGCTGCAATCATCGTCCCGATGTTCAGCTTGACCCAGAACTTACAAGGGATTTAA
- the gspE gene encoding type II secretion system ATPase GspE, whose amino-acid sequence MKTLGDILVEDGVISAKDLEDSLKLQKKNHLPLGHILQKKGIAGEIDVLKAMARLYRMEFREKLEFKGMEEVYDRIPLKLIQKSRLVPFELNKKTIKVAVSDPTDLHPMDDVRSNLREFKVDFILAPEPEIMRIIHSQFDTTSAAAKDLLNEMEGSFSELAEGFDNETIDLSDDAPIIKMVNVILSQAVNERASDIHVEPYEKSLVVRYRIDGILHNVLTPPKSYHAGITSRIKIMSNLNIAENRLPQDGRIKLRLAGKDVDIRVSTIPCQFGERIVMRLLNKTDQKYSLSTMGFYPELVKTLQTLIYEPHGIILVTGPTGSGKSTTLYSALTELNTEERNIITCEDPVEYQIEGVSQMQMQEKIGLTFATGLRAILRQDPDVIMVGEIRDEETARIAIQASLTGHLVFSTLHTNDAASAATRLIDMGIEPYLITSTVLGFMAQRLVRTICPQCKTSYKPTPAELESIGIAKKELKNGVLYKGTGCSHCMGTGFKGRTGVYEFLIIDTPIKNAILAGSDTNKINEVALENGFTTMREYGIRKVIDGVTTPDEVLRVT is encoded by the coding sequence GTGAAAACGCTAGGGGACATTCTCGTCGAGGACGGAGTCATTTCTGCAAAGGATCTGGAAGATTCCCTCAAACTGCAGAAGAAGAACCATCTACCCCTAGGTCATATTCTCCAGAAAAAAGGAATAGCCGGAGAGATAGATGTTCTTAAGGCTATGGCCCGACTCTACAGAATGGAGTTCCGCGAAAAACTGGAGTTCAAGGGAATGGAAGAGGTATACGATCGTATTCCTCTTAAGCTCATCCAAAAAAGTAGATTAGTCCCTTTCGAACTGAATAAGAAAACGATCAAGGTAGCAGTTTCCGATCCCACCGATCTGCATCCGATGGATGATGTTCGTTCTAATTTAAGAGAATTTAAAGTAGATTTCATCCTCGCTCCTGAACCGGAGATCATGAGGATTATCCATTCCCAATTCGATACTACTTCCGCAGCTGCGAAAGATCTATTGAATGAGATGGAGGGAAGTTTCTCCGAGCTTGCAGAAGGTTTCGACAACGAGACAATCGATCTTTCGGATGATGCGCCCATCATCAAGATGGTGAACGTGATCCTTTCTCAAGCAGTAAACGAAAGGGCATCGGATATTCACGTTGAGCCTTACGAGAAAAGCCTGGTGGTCCGTTACCGTATAGATGGTATCTTGCATAATGTTCTAACTCCTCCCAAATCGTATCATGCAGGGATCACTTCTCGTATCAAGATCATGTCCAACCTGAACATTGCGGAAAACAGGCTTCCTCAGGATGGTAGGATCAAACTGAGATTGGCCGGAAAGGATGTGGACATTCGGGTCTCCACCATTCCTTGTCAATTCGGAGAACGTATCGTTATGCGTCTCTTAAATAAGACGGACCAAAAATATTCCCTATCTACCATGGGATTCTATCCGGAACTCGTTAAGACATTACAGACTCTGATCTACGAACCGCATGGGATTATTCTTGTTACTGGACCAACAGGATCCGGAAAATCTACCACTCTGTATTCTGCACTTACCGAGCTGAATACGGAAGAAAGAAATATTATCACATGCGAAGACCCAGTGGAATACCAGATCGAAGGCGTTTCCCAAATGCAAATGCAGGAAAAGATCGGACTGACTTTCGCTACAGGTCTTCGAGCCATTCTTCGTCAAGACCCGGATGTCATCATGGTAGGGGAGATTCGGGACGAAGAGACCGCAAGGATCGCGATCCAAGCTTCTCTTACTGGTCACTTGGTTTTCTCCACGCTTCACACGAACGATGCGGCTTCCGCAGCAACCCGTTTGATCGATATGGGGATTGAGCCTTACTTGATCACTTCTACAGTGCTTGGGTTTATGGCGCAACGTCTTGTAAGGACTATCTGTCCTCAATGCAAGACTTCCTACAAACCGACTCCCGCAGAATTAGAATCCATCGGTATCGCCAAGAAGGAATTGAAAAACGGAGTTCTCTACAAGGGAACGGGCTGCTCTCATTGTATGGGCACAGGCTTTAAGGGAAGAACCGGAGTTTACGAATTCCTGATCATAGATACGCCAATCAAGAACGCAATCCTCGCCGGATCAGACACGAATAAGATCAACGAAGTGGCCTTAGAGAACGGGTTCACTACTATGAGAGAATATGGTATCCGTAAGGTAATCGATGGAGTAACTACTCCGGATGAAGTGTTAAGGGTCACTTAA
- the gspD gene encoding type II secretion system secretin GspD, with the protein MRQKELGSRYFRNATFIVLLLFTMQEDLFSQSAKKNKRGTTSASTSTEDSKERTFFANWRDTELNDFLKGMSAILKKNILLDESLKGKKITIISQKEIPIKNAFPFMKAVLESMGFAVVEETDLITIVKLKDALARSPYVRVGKEPIPEGEASDNRIITQIIPVENVKPEELEPILKRLTSPNTDIIVYRNTNTIVLSGSTADINKLLTLVNELDVRPEESAPGAVASAGDVHIYTLEYSESEKIAATLIKLDSPNVGDSPTPVGAPGAPAPPAPKVEKIKAVGHKESNSVIVTATEAEWNEIRKIIRILDSARKQVLLEVLIVELSSTDTNDFGIDWRFQGQGPYSQFNSGLAKEGNIINSSGRINPNLNTLSGFSLGFVQAGAQQILGILSANQGNENFNVLSAPQVLTLDNQEAEINVGQDVPVRTQSRNAGLGGANAVTVDNYEYRPTGIKLKFTPHVNKNNKITLDLLQEIKNIASIALAGGNPTFNRREVKTTITIDNRQTIVIGGLISSDKQKRLIKIPLLGDIPYLGWIFRRTTEQLKKTNLMVFITPHILDNREHADKMTVKKKLQQERYELERERVLNKESTIKERGE; encoded by the coding sequence ATGCGCCAAAAAGAATTAGGATCCAGATACTTTAGAAACGCGACTTTTATCGTCTTACTGTTATTTACCATGCAGGAAGATCTTTTTTCGCAATCTGCAAAAAAGAACAAGCGTGGCACTACAAGTGCAAGCACCTCTACGGAAGACAGTAAGGAGAGAACCTTCTTCGCGAACTGGAGAGATACAGAATTAAACGATTTTCTAAAGGGAATGAGCGCCATCCTGAAGAAGAATATTCTTTTGGATGAAAGTCTGAAAGGGAAGAAGATCACAATCATCTCCCAAAAGGAAATCCCAATAAAGAACGCATTTCCTTTCATGAAAGCAGTGTTGGAATCCATGGGATTCGCTGTGGTCGAAGAGACAGATCTGATCACTATCGTAAAACTCAAAGATGCTCTTGCCAGATCTCCTTATGTTCGAGTGGGCAAGGAGCCAATCCCTGAGGGAGAAGCTTCTGACAACCGGATCATCACCCAGATCATTCCTGTCGAGAATGTAAAGCCTGAGGAATTGGAGCCAATCCTAAAGCGTCTAACGTCTCCGAATACGGATATTATCGTTTATAGAAATACGAATACGATCGTTCTCTCCGGGTCCACTGCAGATATCAATAAGCTTCTGACTTTAGTAAATGAATTGGATGTAAGACCGGAAGAATCCGCACCAGGTGCAGTAGCATCTGCTGGAGACGTTCACATCTACACTTTGGAATATAGCGAATCCGAAAAAATCGCGGCCACTCTGATTAAATTGGACTCTCCGAATGTGGGTGATTCTCCAACGCCGGTAGGCGCTCCTGGAGCTCCGGCTCCTCCAGCACCTAAGGTGGAGAAGATAAAAGCCGTAGGTCATAAAGAATCCAACTCAGTCATCGTAACAGCAACGGAAGCAGAATGGAATGAGATCAGAAAGATCATCAGGATCCTAGACTCTGCAAGAAAGCAAGTGCTCTTAGAAGTTCTGATCGTGGAACTTTCTTCTACCGATACAAATGACTTCGGTATCGATTGGAGATTCCAAGGACAAGGTCCTTATAGCCAGTTCAACTCAGGACTCGCAAAAGAAGGAAATATTATTAACTCAAGTGGTAGGATCAATCCAAACCTAAACACATTGTCCGGTTTCTCCTTAGGATTTGTGCAAGCTGGTGCCCAGCAGATCTTGGGGATCTTAAGTGCGAACCAAGGAAATGAAAACTTTAACGTATTATCCGCACCTCAGGTACTTACCCTGGATAACCAAGAAGCGGAGATCAACGTAGGTCAGGACGTTCCGGTAAGGACCCAAAGTAGGAACGCAGGTTTGGGTGGTGCAAACGCAGTGACTGTGGACAACTACGAGTATCGTCCGACGGGTATCAAACTCAAGTTCACTCCTCACGTGAATAAGAATAACAAGATTACTTTGGATCTATTACAAGAGATCAAGAATATCGCCTCCATCGCTCTTGCAGGAGGAAACCCTACTTTCAACAGAAGGGAAGTAAAGACCACCATTACTATCGATAACAGACAAACGATTGTGATCGGGGGTTTGATCTCTAGCGATAAACAGAAGCGTCTCATCAAGATCCCTTTGCTCGGAGATATTCCTTATTTGGGATGGATCTTCCGCAGAACCACGGAACAATTAAAAAAGACCAATTTAATGGTTTTTATTACCCCGCATATCTTGGATAATCGAGAGCATGCTGATAAAATGACTGTTAAGAAGAAACTCCAGCAAGAAAGATACGAGCTCGAGAGAGAAAGAGTTTTAAATAAGGAATCAACCATTAAGGAACGCGGAGAGTAA
- a CDS encoding general secretion pathway protein GspC — protein sequence MNAIFIELRKHTFYALIPIVVFFSFSLAYLCRGILLLFLTPDVQTGSASVAARRPVSAPIISMDSYKEMVTGNLFRGSLAPLPGEVAAGAAGPGAPGAPPDTGEGEDMRVTGTLSGHWSFARVTILEKGKQYAEEFATGETIAGYKVKSILLNHVVLEKGGSPLKVEIGQTPGEARAKLGAVAPGAGVPSSPDSVKKILSRQDVNRKLADPTAIYKNARFGPFLENNVIGGYKIYSISNDHIFYSLGARNGDVIRRVNGMPLNDTVKMMEIWNSLKTTDKVSVDVERGGKVLSYEFIIRN from the coding sequence TCTTTTCATTCTCTCTAGCCTATCTTTGCCGTGGTATTTTATTATTATTCCTGACCCCAGATGTGCAGACCGGTTCCGCTTCTGTAGCGGCAAGAAGACCAGTGAGTGCTCCGATTATTTCCATGGATTCTTATAAGGAAATGGTTACCGGAAACTTGTTCCGAGGAAGTCTTGCTCCTCTACCGGGAGAAGTTGCTGCAGGTGCAGCAGGCCCGGGAGCTCCCGGAGCTCCGCCTGATACTGGCGAAGGCGAGGACATGAGGGTCACAGGAACCCTAAGCGGACATTGGAGTTTTGCTCGGGTGACTATTTTAGAAAAAGGGAAACAATACGCAGAAGAATTCGCTACAGGCGAGACGATTGCAGGCTACAAAGTGAAATCCATTCTTCTCAATCATGTGGTTCTAGAAAAAGGCGGTTCTCCCTTGAAAGTGGAGATAGGCCAGACTCCTGGCGAAGCAAGAGCCAAATTAGGAGCGGTCGCACCAGGTGCAGGAGTTCCTTCTTCTCCTGATTCCGTTAAGAAGATACTATCTCGCCAAGATGTGAATAGAAAACTGGCAGATCCGACTGCAATTTATAAAAACGCTAGATTCGGTCCCTTCCTCGAGAATAACGTGATCGGTGGTTATAAAATTTATAGCATATCGAACGACCATATTTTTTATTCCCTAGGAGCAAGAAATGGGGACGTGATCCGCCGAGTGAATGGAATGCCTCTGAACGATACGGTTAAAATGATGGAGATATGGAATTCTCTCAAAACAACCGATAAGGTATCCGTAGATGTGGAGCGCGGGGGAAAGGTTTTGTCTTATGAATTTATTATCCGGAATTAA